The Candidatus Krumholzibacteriota bacterium sequence GGTATGGGGACGGCCATGTCGTTCGGACTGGCCGTTCCGGCGACGATCGCGCTCGCCGGGTTCATCCCCGGTGTCGGATTCGGCGTTCTCGCCGTCGCCGCTTCGGGCGCCACGCTCTGTTTGCTGCTGCTCGACCGCCGATCGAGCGATCGGCGGCGCGGAACGGCGACGGAGCTCGTCGGCGTCTTCGCCGGCGGGGATCGTCTGGGGAGCGGGGAACGGTCCGCAAGGTTTCTCCTCGTCGCGCTGATCTTCGCGGCGTGCGCCGTTTTCTTCCAGGGAACGGGGGAACTCGGCGCGGGAAGCGACGGTCCCGATCATGTCTCCTTCGTTCGCCGCGCCATCGAGACGGGAAATCCCTTTCCCGGGGATTCCTTCTTTCGCGAGGGGGACGGCGTCGTTCCCGACGCCCGGAAGGGGCTCTGGCACGGCGCGATGGCGATCTGGGCAAAGCAGGCCGACGCCGATCCCGTCCTGCTCTGGCGGGCAGCTCCTGCGGCGCTCGCGGCATGCCACCTGATCCTCTTCCTCTTCTTCGCGCGCGCCGTCACTGGATCGGCGCTCCTCTCGTTGCTTGCCGCGGTCTTCTTCCTCGTCTTCTATCGCGGCGAGGGGTTCGTCTGGCTCACGAAGGCGGCATTCAGCCGCAATGTCGCGCAGGCGATGCTCTGGGGCGCGGCCGGAAACGCGATCCTGTTCCTCCGGGGCGGCGACCGCCGTCGCCTCGCCGCGGCGGCATTCGTTTCCGTCGCCGGGTGCGCAGTCCACCTGATCTTCGCCCCGCTGCTCGGGATGTTCCTTCTCGGACTCGCCGTGCACGCACTGCGGCGCGGCGGCGGGGGAGGGGCGAGGCGGCGGGTCGTCGAGACCGCGGCCGTCCTTCTCCTCGCAGCGTCGGTTGCGACGGCGGTCCGGCTGATACGGACCTTTTCTTTCGGCAACGAGATCCATGCGCACATGCAGGGCATGCTCCTGCTCGGCGGCGGTCTCGTCGTCCTCGATCCGGTCGAGCTTTTGTCCCGGATGCACGCAGTCTTCTTCTTCGTCGTCGCCGGGGCGATCTTCCTCGCGCCGCCCTTCACCTCCCGGAAAAACGTCTCTCTCGCGTCGGCCCTCTTCTGGCCGCCGGTGATCTTCGTCCTCTTTCCCCCGACGGCGACCCTTCTCGAGAGGATCCTCGGGTATCTCCACTACCGTATCCTCTACGCGGCGCCGGTGATGTGCATGCTGGCGATCGTTCTCGCACGGCTCGCGGGGATCGTCCTGGCCGGAACGCGGGGGAAAAGCGGATCGGGACGGATCGCCGGGCGGGTCGCCGCCCTCGCGGCGCTCGTTTTCTTCGCCGCTGTCCCGCTCAGGTTCGGCCTGAAGGACGCGGTCTCCGCGGTCCGGGAGATGCCTAAGGCATCGGAAACGCCGGCGGCCGGGGAGCAAATCGCGGATCTCCTGCGCGGTCACGGCCGGCCGGGCTCCGTCGTCATCTCCGATCCGAGGACATCGTACCTGATATCGGCCTACACCGATCTCTTCGTCGCGACGATCGACGGGCAGCACGGTTCGCCGGCCGACACGGCGGCGGCAACCCGTTTACGCGAGACGCGGGACCTGTTCTCGCCCTTCGTGCCGATCGCGGCGAGCGTGCCCTGGCTTCGCGCGACCGGCGCGGATCTCCTCCTCCTCGATACGGGGATGCCGGCCGATTTCTTCGGCACGATGCCGGCGACCGGCGCCGGCCCCGTGCTCGAGAAGATGCGCCGATGCGCCCTGTTCGACGAGATCGACCGGCGAAACGGACTCGTCCTCTTCGACCTGCGTCTGGACGGCGGGCTCTCCGCCGCCGACTCGGCGAGCGTCCTTCGCGCCGATCGCGGCGATGCGTGTCCCGAGGGAAGCGTCCGGGGCGGGGCGGCGGCGGTCGGCGAGACGATCCGTCTCGAGGGTATCTGCCTGGAGCGGTCGACGGTCGCCCCCGGGGACACCCTGCGGGGAACCTTCCTCTGGTCGATCGGAGAGCCCGTGTTCTTCGGTTTGCCGATCGCCTGGACGCTCCGGCTCGACGCCCCCGAGTCGCGGGGGACGTGGCATCGTCCATGGTACGGAAAGCAGTACCGGCGGATCGTCGAGCGGCGTGACGGTCGTTTTCGCCGCGCGACCTTTTCCGGACTCGTCGGGGCGGCCGGCCTCCGGCCGGACGGATGGGAGACGGGGAGTCCCGCCTACCGCGAGGCATTCGCCGTGTTCCTCCCTTCGTCGATGGCGGCGGGAGAGTGGACGATGCGGGTGACCGTGAGGCGGGTGCCCTACATGGACAACCGGACGATCGCAGACTACCTGCGGAGCGAGGACTCCTTCCACGGCGCTGTCGTCGGTGCGATCGTCGTCGGGTTGGAAGGCGGGATCGAGGGGGGAGAAGCCGATGCTCCCTGAGTCGCCGGCGGATCGGTCGACGATCCTCCTCTTCTCCGATGCGCCCTATGCCGGCGGCGCGGAACGCTACCTGTCGCTCCTTGCCGGGGGACTCGACCGGGCCCGCTTCGATCCCGCGCTCGTCATCGCCTCGAGGGGGCGGCTCGACGCTCTCCGGCGCGACGCCGAACAAGCGGGCGTGGCCGTGCACGAGACGGGGCCGGTCGATTCCGCGCGCGGTCTCTCCGCGTTCCGCCGGCTGACAAGGCGGCTTTGCCCGGCGATCCTCCATCTCAACCTGCCCGGACCGTTCAACGCCGCCTGCGGTCTCGTCGCCCCGGTCGGCCGGCTCTCGGGCGCGCGTCACGTCGTCTCGACCGAGCACCTGCCGATGGTGCCCTCCTTCGCCAGGGCGCGCCTGCTCCGGGGCATCGGGGGCCGCTTCATCGAACGCGTCCTCACGGTGAGCGAGGACAACCGGGGCCACCTCGCGCGGATCCATCGCGTCGATCCCGCCCGGGTGCGCGTCGTTCGCATCGGCGTCCCCGATCCGGGCCCCGTGTCGCCGGCGGGCTTGAGAAAGCAAACGGGGATCGGGTCGAGCGCCTTCGTTCTCATCGCCGTGGGGGCGCTCGAGGAGCGGAAGGGACATCGACACGCGATCGACGCCCTCGGCCTGCTGCCGGGAGATGTGCACCTCTTCGTCGCCGGGAGCGGGGAAGCTCGCGAGAAACTCTCCGCGCGCGCGGCGGCGGCGGGTGTCGCCGGACGCGTTCATTTCCTCGGGCAGCGAACCGACGTTTCGTCGCTTCTCGCCGACGCGGACTGCCTCGTCCTCTCGAGCGAGCTCGAGGCGACGCCCTACGTCATCGTGGAGGCGATGGCGGCGGGTCTTCCCGTGGTCGCGAGCGGCATCTTCGGCATCCCCGAGCTCGTGGAGGAAGGCGTGACGGGCCTGCTCGTGCCGCCGGGCGACCCGGCCGCGATCGCAAGAGCGATCGCGGCGCTCGCCGCGGACCCCGCCATCCGCCGGCGCATGGGGGCGGCGGCGAGGCGGCGATACGAGGAGCGATTCACGCTGGAGCGATTCGTCGCCGAGACCGTCGCCGTCTACCGGGAACTGCTCGATGCGACGAAGGGGGGGGACGCGTGAAGATACTGCTCGCCCTCTCCTGGGCTCCGTGGCCCGTCAGGCGGGGAACCGACCGGCTCATGATGAACCTCGCCGGGGGACTCGCAAAAGGCCACGAGGTCTTCCTCGTCACGATGGCGCTCGATCGGGCGGGGCTCCGCGAGGTGGAGGATGCGGCCCAGACTGGCGTGCGCGTCAGGGCGATCCTCGCGCCGAATCGCCGGAGCGCGCTCCACCGTGCAGCCTACCGCGTCCGCAACGCCGCGCTGCGCCGGCTTGCCCGCGTGCCGCGGCAGACCCTCTACGCGGCGCCTCCCGCGTTCCTCGATGCCGTCAGGAGGACGGCACGCGTGGAGGCGATCGATGCCGTCATCGCGTCCTACTGGCACCTGTACCGGCTGGCGGGGACGACCGGCGCCCCGATCGAGGCCTTGTTGACCCATGACATCGATTTCCGCGTACACGAGGAACGCATCGCCCGGGGGCTGTCGACGTTGCCTCCGGGGGAGGCGGAACGGCGCGAGCGCATCGAACGGGAGGCGTATCGCCGGTACCGGCGGATCGTCACCGTCACACCGCGCGACGCGGAGACGCTCAAGGAACTCGACGAGACGCGCGGCGCGACGATCCTGCCGCTGCCGCTCGCGATGGATCTCGACCGGTTCCGCCCCGGCGGTGGGCGGCGGGAGACGGACACGATCCTTCTCCTCGGCTCCTTCGACGCCGATTTCAACCGCGACGCCCTCTCCTTCTTCGCGCGGGACGTGCTGCCGATCGTGCGGCGAACGAGGCCGACTGCGCGTCTTCTCGTCGTGGGGCACCACGCAAACGGCGACCTGCGGCGCGAAGCCGGCGGGGGCGTCGAGTTCGCCGGGGGCGTACCCGATATCCGCTTGCATCTCGCCTCGTGCGCGCTCATGGTCTTGCCGCTCCGATTCGGCGGCGGGGTGCGCATCCGGATGATGGAAGCGGCGGCGATGGGAACGCCCGTCGTGAGCACAGGGATCGGCGTCGGCGGCATGGGACTCGTGCCGGGGCGGGAATACCTCGAGGCAAACGATCCGGCGGCGATGGCGGAGGCCGTTGTCTCGTTGCTCGATGACGGCGATCTCGCCGCGCGCATCGGCCTCGGCGCCAGGAACTGGGCCGAGCGGACGATCTCGATGGCCGATTATCCCGAACGGCTCGACCGGATGCTCGACCGACTCTCGGAGAACCGTCCCGGCGATCGCGCGTAGTTTTCCCGGTGGTCGCGGACGCCGCGTCGACAGAGCGGCCGGTTCGTCAGTTTCCGATCCGGCGCGACACGTCGACCCGCGGCATGTAATCGTCTACCGGGGGGAAGTTGTCGAGGTTGCGGCCGATCGCCGCCTCGAGGAAGGCGTTCGTCCACCGGAAGATGTCGTACCGACGGACTGCAAGGCGAAGCCGCTGCATCCGTTCCTTCCGCTCGTCGGCGGGCATGGTGAAGGCACGGTGGATCGCGGCGGCGACCTCCTCGATATGATAGGGATTGACGAGTATCGCCCCCTTCTGGAGCTGGGCGGCCGCGCCGGCGAATTCGGAGAGGATCAGGACGCCCTTGCCCTCGATGCTGGCCGCGCAGTACTCCTTGGCGACGAGGTTCATCCCGTCCTTGATGGGAGTGATGAGGGCGATCTCCGCGGTGCGGTAATACGCGAAAAGCTCCGTCTTCTCGAGGGGACGGTGGATGTAGTGGATCGGGACCCAGCCCGAGCTCGTGTACCGGCCGTTGATGTCGCTCACGAGCTGCTCGATCTCGATCTTCAGCTCCTGATAGCGCGGGATGGAGCGCCTGCTCGGAACGACGACCTGGACGAGCGTGACCTTCCGGTGGAACTCGGGATGCGACTGGAGGAACCGGTCGAACGCCTTCAGGCGCAGGGGGATCCCCTTCGTGTAATCGAGCCGGTCGATACCGAGGATGATCTTGCCGTTCGGGATGTACTCGTGTATGTACCACGCCTCGTCGGCCACCGTCCGGGAATCGGCGATCCCCTCGAAGGCGCGATAGTCGATCCCGATGGGAAAGGCCCCGACGCGGATACGGTGCTTGCCGAAACGGATCTCCTGCACCTGGCCGGCGCCGCGGACGCTGACCCCGTCGACGAGCGAGCGGACGCAGTTGATGAAGTTGCGGCGGTCGCGGAGGGTCTGGAACCCGATGAGGTCGTAGTCGAGGACGGCGCGGAGGAGCTCGGTCCGCCAGGGGAACTTGAGGAAGATGTCGAGGGGCGGGAAGGGGATGTGCAGGAAGAAGCCGAGGCTGGAGCGGACGCCGCGTGCGCGGAGTTCCTCGGCGACGGTGAAGAGGTGGTAGTCGTGCACCCAGATGAAGTCGTTCTGGCGGGTGTGCTCGGCGATCGCCGCGGCGAACTTCCGGTTGACTTCCCGGTAGATCTCCCAGTACGCGGGATCGAAATCACACATCGACTGCAGGTCGTGGAACAGGGGCCAGATCACCTGGTTCGCCATGCCGGCGTAGAAGCCGTCGATCTCCTCGCTGGTGAGGTCGACCGTCTTCATCGTGTAGCCCGCGCTGCGGGACGCTTCCTCGACGATGGCCGCGATCTCCCCGTTGCCCTGCGCCCCGGGCCAGCCGATCCACATCCCGCCGCGGTCCCGCAGCACGGGGGCGAGGGCCGTCACGAGCCCCCCGGAACCCTCGTGGACGACCCATGCCGTGCCGGTGCGCTCCAGCACGAAGGGGAGCCGGTTCGATATCATCACAACCCGCTTGATGTCGGCGCCCATGGCGTCATCCTTCCGTCTCACGAAGCCATCGTTCCAGGAATGCGAGAAGCCCCTCCGGCGGCGTGATGCGCGCGGCCGCTGCCGTCCGCCGGTTCGTCCGGGAGACGAGGATGCCCGTTCCGCGCCCCCGTATCGCCTCGAAGGCGTCCTCGTCGGTGAGGTCGTCCCCGAGAAAACAGGCGAACGCCTGACGGTTCTCGGCGAGGAGCGTCGAGACGGCGGTTCCCTTGTCGCGTCCGGGCGGGCGTATCTCGATTCCCCCGTCGAAGGGGCGCAAACAAAGGCCTCGCAGGTCGGCGATCCGCCGCCAGGCAGGCTCCACGTCTCGTTGCAGTCGTTCGATCGTTTCGTCGGGCGCGCCGCGCCAGTGCAGCGCGACACCGGCGGGCTTCGTCTCGCAGCGATCGCGGAAACCCGCCTTCCCGGCCGCGTCGAGCGCCTCCTCGAGTCCGGCGGCCGCGCGGGCGTCGAGCGAGGGCGGCTCGTACCTGCCGTCGGCAAGCAGGCGTTCCCATCCGTGGCTTCCCCACACCTCCGGGCGGCGCCCGGTGCCGAGGAGCGACACGAGCGAATCGACGCCGCGTCCCGTGATGACGACGGTGCGGCATCTCCCGGCGGCGAGAAGCCGGTCGATCAGTTCCGTCACGCCTGGCCAGGGAACGGCGCGGTCCCGGTCGACGACGAAGGGAGCGAGGGTGCCGTCGTAGTCGAGCATCAGCAGCCGCCTGTCCGCGCGGGCGAGTTCCGCGAAGAACCGGTCGGGATCGAATGCGGGATCGAGGATATCCATATCATGGGCGCCCGCGGCTGGCGGGCGCCTATTCGAGCACGATACGCTCGCCGGCGCCCCGGATGAGAGTCACCATCGTGGTGAGGTATTCGCGGAGGTGCCGGGTAAGCAGGAAGTTCTCCCTGACGAAACGGTGCGCCTTCCCGCCCATCGCCTCGAGACGGTCGCGGTGGCAGAGGAGATATCTCGCGCGAAGGGCTGCTCCCTCGGGGGTGTTGACGAGGAACCCGGTGTGGTGATCGAAGACCTGGATCCGGATGCCTCCGGTGTCGCCGCCGATCACCGGTTTCCCCTTCCACATCGCCTCGGTCACGGTGAGCCCGAAACCCTCCCTGATCGATTTCTGCAGGACGATGTCCGCGCCGCGCTGTAGCGCGTTGATCTGGCGGTGCGCGTCCGCGGGGAGGACGAGGACGTGGATGTCGGCGTCCCCCTCGGCGGCGGCCCGCACCTCGTCGAGGACCTCCTGCGATTCCGGATCGTCCGTGGCCTCGCCGCCGGCGAGGGCGAGCTGGACGGTCGGCAGGAAATTCTTCGTGAGACGGTAGGCGCGTATCACGCCGACGGGATCCTTGAACCGGTCGTAGCGCGAGACCTGGAGCATCAGGGGGCGCTCGACGTCGATTCCCAGCGAGAGGAGCGTCGTCTGGACCTCCGTGTCCTTCAGGTCGATGTTCTTCTCGGACAGGGGGTCGATGCTCGGAGGGATCAGGTACTCGAGATGCGGGAGGGGCTGCGCGAACGCGGCGAGCGAGAAGACGCTCGCGTCGTAACCGGCGATGAACGGCCGGAGGTACTTCCACACAGAACGGTTCGGGCGGCTCGCGTCGATGTGGCACCGCCAGATCCATTTCCCCGTGCGCGATTCGAAGTGGCGGAGCAGCGGCGCCGGCTGGGGATCGTGGATGAAGACGATGTCCGCCTTCTCGAGGACGGGGCGGAGGGTGTCGGCGTTCGCCGCGTTCACCTCCTCGTAGATCTTCAGCATCCGTTTCGGCACGTCGACGCGATCTCCCTGGAGCGCGTTGTGGAAGCTCTTCGTCACGGAGAAGAAATCCTGGTTCCCCTCGATGACCTCCCACGAGACGTCGATCCCGAGCTCCCGTTTCAGGGGGACGAGCTTCGCGAGGATCTCGGCGACGCCGCCGCCCTTCTTCGTCGAGTTCACGTGAACGACGCGTATGCCCCGCAGGGGCTCGACGAGCTGGTGAAGGTGGTCGATAACGTCCCAGCCGACGATGTCGGCGTATTGTTCGAGCATCGAGGTCATCGCGATCGCTCCCCGAACCGGCCGGCGAAGATGCCGGCGAGCTGCTGGCGCAACTCGGTGAGTGTGCCGAAGTAGGGGTCGACGTTTCCGAGGAGGCCGCAGAGATCGCGGTACCGGTCCTCGAAGCCGTAGAGCCACGAGCTGAAGTCGTCGATGTTGCCGAATGTGCGCCGGCGGGCGTCGATGAAATGGTAGAAGATGCTGCTTCGGCTCATGGACGGGACGACTACGGCGAGTTCCTCCGGCTCGTGGATGACCTTGCGGGTGTCGAAGACGACGATCTGCGAGGTGATGAAATGGAACTCCGCGTCCGGACGCGTCCAGGAAATCGTCTCGATCTCGTCCATGCGGGCCTCGAGGATGTCGACGATCGCCAGGCGGAGTTCCTCCAGGTCGGGAAGCCGCGCCGGGTCGATCGTCCCGAGACGCTCGGCGAGCACCTTGTCGTGCAGGGCGTGCCGGGCCCACGAGGCGAAGTCGTTGTAGTACTCGGGATCGTCGAAGCGGGCCTTGAGCAGTCCGCTCCAGAAGTGGTAGTAGATGCATCCGGAATCTATGTCCCGTACGATATTCCGGAGTTCCTTGAGATTCTGCGCGCGGATCCCCGTCGCGATCGCGGCGAGCGCGCAGTCCTTGATCTCGAAGGAGGCATGTCCGGTGTCCGTCGTATCCATCCGTCAGCTCCTGCTCCGGGGAATGAGGCGGAACGAGCGCGAGGAGATCGAAACCCTTCCGGATCGCCGTCCCGGAACGGGCCCGATACGCCGCAATACTAATGGAAACGCCGGGGGCGTTCAACTATAATAACCCGGTCGCTCGCCGAAACACACGAGGAGGACGTTCATGAAGGGGATCATTCTCGCGGGGGGGCTCGGCACGAGGCTCATGCCGCTGACCCGGATCACCAACAAGCACCTGTTGCCCGTCTACGACAAACCGATGGTCTTCTACCCGATCCAGGCGCTGATAAACGCGGGGATCCGCGACATCCTCATCGTGACCGGCGGGAACAACGCGGGCGATTTCCTCAGGCTCCTCGGGAACGGAAAGGATTTCGGGCTCGAGCACATCGACTACACGTACCAGGAGGGCGAGGGGGGGATCGCCGAGGCGCTCCGTCTCGCCGAGTATTTCGCCGGGGGAGAACGCATCTGCGTCGTCCTTGGCGACAATATCATCGAGAAGAACATCCGCCGCGCCGTCGAATCCTATCTCCGGCAACCCTCCGGGGCGAAGATCCTCCTCAAAGAGGTCCCCGATCCGGAGCGGTTCGGCGTGCCCCTGCTCGACGGCGAACGCGTGGTGCGGATCGAGGAGAAGCCGTCCGAGCCGGCGTCCAGCTACGCGGTGACCGGCATCTACATGTACGACGAGCGCGTCTTCGAGATCATCAAAACCCTCGAGCCGTCCGATCGCGGCGAGCTCGAGATCACTGACGTCAACAACGCCTACATCGAGCGGGGGGAACTCACCTGGGACGTTCTCGACGGATGGTGGACGGACGCGGGCACCTTCGACTCGCTGCTCAAGGCGAACCGGCTCGTCGCCGAGACGGGGGCGAACCTGCTCGATTGATGCCCCGCGACGTTCAGCCGGCGAAGGTCTCCCGGACGTATTCCTCGAGCGCCTCCTGCCAGGGGCGCGGCTCGGGAACGCCGAGAAGGCGGAAGTTGTAGTTGTCGAGCGCTTCCATGCGCGGCCGCGGGGCGGGCATCGCGAAATCCGCGGCACGGCAGGGGACGAGACGGCTGTTCCGGATCCCCGCGGCGTCGAGAATGACGCGCGTCTCGTCGAGACGGCTCGCCACACCCGGATTCACCAGGTGGTAGGTCCCGAAGAGTCCGCTCTCGATGAAGTCGAAGATCGCACGGGCCAGGTCGACGGTATAGGTCGGCGAACCGAAGAGGTCGTCGACGACGCGAAGCTCCTCGCCGGCACGCGCCTTCCGGACGATCTTCGCGACGAACTTCTTGTCCTCCGGCCCGCCGCCGAATACCCAGCACGTGTTGAAGATGAAGAAGCGGTCGAGCAGGCTCCGCACCTCGAGCTCGCCGCGGTGCTTGGAGCGGCCGTAGACGTTGACGGGGGCGGGGTCGTCGTACTCCGTGTACGGCGTCGGCTTGTCGCCGGCGTAGATCGATCCCGTGCTCACGTAGACCATGACCGCGCCGCACCGGCGGCACGCGAGGGAGACGTGGCGGGTGCCGAGGGCGTTCGTCCTGTAGGCCTCGTCGGGGTCGGTTTCGCAGTTGTCGACGTCGGTCATCGCCGCGAGGTGGAGAACGAATCGCGGTTTCGCGCCGCAGATCTCCTCGATGATCGTGTCGAAATCGCGGACGTCCGTCTCGCGCAGGTCCCGCGGGTAGACCTCGTAGCGGCCGGAGAAGAGGGAAACGACCGCCCGCCCGAGCATTCCCCGCGCTCCCGTCACGTATATCCTGTCCATCGATCTCCTCTTTCCGTCAACCGTCCCTGCGGTTCCAGTCGTAGGGGATGTCGCCGCCGTGCGGCGGGTAGCGGAACTCGTCCGGTTCCTCGTAGTCGTACGGCTCGGTGACCGTGTTGATGACGACCGCCTCGGTGTCGCTGATGCACTTGAATCCGTGGCAAACGCCGGGGGGTATCGTCACGCGGACGGGATTGAAGACCCCGGCGAAGAATTCGTTTATCTCGCCATGGGTCGCAGAGTCCTCGCGATCGTCGTAGAGGACGATCTTCATCATCCCGCGGACGACGACCATGTTGTCCCACTGCTTCCGGTGGAAGTGCCATCCCTTCACCACGCCGGGATAGGCGGTGGTCATGTAGACCTGGCCGAACCGGATGAAATCCTCCTCGTCGCAACGCACCATTTCCATCAGACGTCCGCGCTCGTCCGGAATGACGCGCAATCGCTTGACCTTGACACCCTCTATCATGGGTCCTTCCTTTGTTCGTGACAACGGGGACGATGCGCCCGCAATACTAGCCGAACGGCCCGATGCTGTCAACTCGGCGGCCGGCCGGCGGGGAACCCGGTCATCCTCTTTCGCCACCGGCCGCGATGGCGGCAAGGTGCGGTTCGAGGAACCGCGAGAAGACCGAGCGCCACGAGAGGTCGCGGACGGGCGCGGACGGCCGGGTGGGCGAGGCCCGGAAACGCGCGAAGACGGCGGGCAGGTCGGCGGCGCCCTCGACGCGGGCGAATCCCCGCCCCGATTCGACGATGTCCGGCAAGGCGACGATGGGGGTTGCCGCGACGGGAAGCCCGCAGGCGGCCGCCTCGATGACCGAGATGGGGCATTCGAGCGCGCCGCGGGGAGCGAGGACGGGGAAAAGGTAGCAATCGGCGAGCTGGTAGAGCTCGTGCATGTCAGGAAGGTATTCGTCGATCACGATCACCCCGGCGCGGCGGAGCCGTGACGCCCAGCCGGCCTCGGTCCCGCCGGACTTGACGACAGGCAGGATATCCGATCCCCAGTCGCGCCATCGCAGGAAGACCTGCAGGTTGCGGCTCTCCTTCACATGCCCGACATGCAGGACGATCCACCGGTCGGCCGGCAGGTCGTACTTGCGGCGAAGCGCCGCCTTGCGCGCCGGCTCGACGGGGACGAAAACCGCGTCGTCGCACCCGGGCAGGACGACGTCGTTCGGCACGCCGATCCCGTCGAGGGCGCTCCGCAGGCCGGGAACCGGCGTGAAGACCTTTTCAGGCCGGGCGAAACGGGAGATCGTCGCGTGCAGGGCCCCGATACGACGGTCCTGGAGGGCGAAGACGAACAGGGGCGAGCCGGCGGCGGCTCGGAGGAGGAGCCCCCGGATCAAACCGGGCGGCGTGAGCCCGGACGACGGAAGGTAGAGGACGAGATCGAATCGCTCCTGGCGCAGGATTTGAACGAGGCCCCGGGAGAGGAACGTCCGCCGCGAGAGGAGGCGGAGCGAGCGGAACCCGTCTTCCGACTCGCCCAGGGCGTGCACGACGGTCAAATCGTGCCGCGCGGCGAGCCAGCGGCAGAGGTGCCTCGTGAAGACGAGCGATCCCTCCTCGGGAGTCGCGGTGATTTCTTCGCTTGCGAGCAGGATCCTCATGAGCTTTCGATCCCCGCCTGGTCGTTGCCCGACGGCAGACTATCCCGTATGTCGAACCGAATACAACGAAAAAAGACCTCTGGTCGAGGCGGAAGCGCCGTTCGGGCCCGCCGGAAAAAGGGGGATAGCGCCTATAGTGCAAATATGTTATAATCGTTGGGATTGAGTCAGGGGTCAACATCGGGAGCTTGCTGTATGAAGAATATTCCGTTTTTCAGCCTTGCGGAACAGACCCGCGGGATCCGGAGTGAGGTCGACGCGGCGATCGCCGGGGTCGTCGACAACACGGCGTTCGTTCTCGGACCGACGCTCGAGCAATTCGAGAAGGATTTCGCCGCGTATTGCGGCACGACGCACTGCGCGGGGGCGAGTTGCGGGACGACCGCGCTCCAGCTGGCGCTTCTCGCCGCCGGGATCGGTCCCGGCGACGAGGTGATCACCGTCGCGAACACCTTCATCGCGACCGTCGAGGCGATTGCGATGATCGGAGCGAAACCGGTCATCGTCGACGTTCTCGAGAGCACGGCCCTCATCGATCCGGCGCTGATCGAGTCGGCTCTCACGCCGAAGACGAAGGCGATCATACCGGTGCATCTCTTCGGGCAGACATGCGACATGGATGCGATCATGTCGATCGCCGAAGGGAAGGGGATCGTCGTCATCGAGGACTCGTGCCAGGCGCACGGGGCCATGTACCGCGGGCGAAGGGCGGGCTCGCTCGGCCATGCGGGCGCCTTCTCCTTCTATCCGAGCAAGAATCTCGGGGCCTTCGGCGAGGGCGGAGCGATCACGACGAGCGACGAGCGCATCGTCTCCCGCGTGAAGGGGCTGCGGCATCACGGACAGTTCCGGAAGAACGAGCACGCCGAGCTGGGATACAACTACCGGTTGCATTCGCTGCAGGCCGCGATCCTCGGCGTCAAGCTCGCTCATCTCGACGAATGGAACGGCAAGCGGCGCGAGCTCGCCGCCAGGTACCGGGCGGCCCTCGGCGAGGCCGGTTTCTGGATGC is a genomic window containing:
- the rfbD gene encoding dTDP-4-dehydrorhamnose reductase; amino-acid sequence: MDRIYVTGARGMLGRAVVSLFSGRYEVYPRDLRETDVRDFDTIIEEICGAKPRFVLHLAAMTDVDNCETDPDEAYRTNALGTRHVSLACRRCGAVMVYVSTGSIYAGDKPTPYTEYDDPAPVNVYGRSKHRGELEVRSLLDRFFIFNTCWVFGGGPEDKKFVAKIVRKARAGEELRVVDDLFGSPTYTVDLARAIFDFIESGLFGTYHLVNPGVASRLDETRVILDAAGIRNSRLVPCRAADFAMPAPRPRMEALDNYNFRLLGVPEPRPWQEALEEYVRETFAG
- a CDS encoding dTDP-4-dehydrorhamnose 3,5-epimerase family protein → MIEGVKVKRLRVIPDERGRLMEMVRCDEEDFIRFGQVYMTTAYPGVVKGWHFHRKQWDNMVVVRGMMKIVLYDDREDSATHGEINEFFAGVFNPVRVTIPPGVCHGFKCISDTEAVVINTVTEPYDYEEPDEFRYPPHGGDIPYDWNRRDG
- a CDS encoding glycosyltransferase, translating into MRILLASEEITATPEEGSLVFTRHLCRWLAARHDLTVVHALGESEDGFRSLRLLSRRTFLSRGLVQILRQERFDLVLYLPSSGLTPPGLIRGLLLRAAAGSPLFVFALQDRRIGALHATISRFARPEKVFTPVPGLRSALDGIGVPNDVVLPGCDDAVFVPVEPARKAALRRKYDLPADRWIVLHVGHVKESRNLQVFLRWRDWGSDILPVVKSGGTEAGWASRLRRAGVIVIDEYLPDMHELYQLADCYLFPVLAPRGALECPISVIEAAACGLPVAATPIVALPDIVESGRGFARVEGAADLPAVFARFRASPTRPSAPVRDLSWRSVFSRFLEPHLAAIAAGGERG
- a CDS encoding DegT/DnrJ/EryC1/StrS family aminotransferase, with the protein product MKNIPFFSLAEQTRGIRSEVDAAIAGVVDNTAFVLGPTLEQFEKDFAAYCGTTHCAGASCGTTALQLALLAAGIGPGDEVITVANTFIATVEAIAMIGAKPVIVDVLESTALIDPALIESALTPKTKAIIPVHLFGQTCDMDAIMSIAEGKGIVVIEDSCQAHGAMYRGRRAGSLGHAGAFSFYPSKNLGAFGEGGAITTSDERIVSRVKGLRHHGQFRKNEHAELGYNYRLHSLQAAILGVKLAHLDEWNGKRRELAARYRAALGEAGFWMPEEADGCTPVYHLFPIAREDRDAIGRALTDEGIGWGQHYPVPVHLQPAFHHLGYGERDFPVSERLMRTSLTLPMFPELTGEEVDRVCEVLVKL